The following are encoded in a window of Longimicrobium sp. genomic DNA:
- a CDS encoding PepSY-associated TM helix domain-containing protein, with product MRGWFRTVLFWCHLATGITVGLVVLVMSVTGVLLTYEKQMTQSANARAYTVAPPSPGAPRLAPDELVARVRRVEQGEPTSVVFRAGADRPVEVAFGREKTVFVDPWTGAVLGQGAVKLKKFFAGVTGWHRWLAAEGENRNRARAITGASNLGFLFLVLSGIFLWWPRNWSRRAVRNVTWFRGGLRARARDFNWHNTIGFWSFLPLAVIVASAVVISYPWASNAVYRAFGEDPPARPGEGRPAPSGEGARGGGASAGGDVLAGTGPLLARAQAKVGGWRTITLQVPKSASAPVVFNIDRGTGGQPQKRASLTLGRAGREVKWQPFSAGTPGARTRSILRFAHTGEVLGIAGQTLAGLVSLGAALMVWTGLWLSFRRWRSWRHRRQRFGPHDERRPAKVRAKAAA from the coding sequence ATGCGGGGATGGTTTCGCACGGTGCTGTTCTGGTGCCACCTGGCCACGGGGATCACGGTGGGGCTGGTGGTGCTGGTGATGTCGGTGACGGGCGTGCTGCTGACCTACGAGAAGCAGATGACGCAGTCCGCCAACGCGCGAGCGTACACCGTCGCGCCGCCCTCGCCGGGGGCGCCGCGGCTGGCGCCCGACGAGCTGGTGGCGCGCGTGCGCCGGGTGGAGCAGGGCGAGCCGACGTCCGTCGTCTTCCGCGCGGGCGCCGATCGCCCGGTCGAGGTGGCGTTCGGGCGCGAGAAGACCGTGTTCGTCGACCCGTGGACCGGCGCCGTGCTGGGCCAGGGGGCGGTGAAGCTGAAGAAGTTCTTCGCGGGCGTCACCGGCTGGCACCGCTGGCTGGCCGCCGAAGGCGAGAACCGCAACCGGGCGCGCGCCATCACCGGCGCCTCGAACCTGGGGTTCCTGTTCCTGGTGCTGAGCGGGATCTTCCTCTGGTGGCCGCGCAACTGGTCGCGCCGCGCGGTGCGCAACGTCACCTGGTTCCGCGGCGGGCTGCGCGCCCGCGCGCGCGACTTCAACTGGCACAACACCATCGGCTTCTGGTCCTTCCTCCCGCTGGCCGTGATCGTCGCCTCGGCAGTGGTGATCTCCTATCCGTGGGCCAGCAACGCCGTGTACCGCGCCTTCGGCGAGGACCCGCCCGCGCGCCCCGGTGAGGGTCGCCCCGCGCCGTCCGGCGAGGGTGCTCGCGGCGGCGGCGCATCGGCTGGCGGCGACGTGCTCGCCGGCACCGGCCCGCTGCTGGCGCGCGCGCAGGCGAAGGTCGGCGGCTGGCGGACGATCACCCTGCAGGTGCCGAAGTCGGCGTCCGCGCCCGTGGTTTTCAACATCGACCGCGGTACCGGGGGCCAGCCGCAGAAGCGCGCGTCCCTCACGCTGGGCCGCGCCGGGCGCGAGGTGAAGTGGCAGCCGTTTTCCGCGGGAACGCCCGGCGCGCGGACGCGCTCGATCCTCCGCTTCGCCCACACGGGCGAGGTGCTCGGCATCGCCGGGCAGACGCTGGCGGGGCTGGTCTCGCTCGGCGCGGCGCTGATGGTGTGGACGGGCCTCTGGCTCTCGTTCCGCCGCTGGCGCTCCTGGCGCCACCGCCGCCAGCGCTTCGGCCCCCACGACGAACGCCGCCCCGCGAAGGTCCGCGCGAAAGCCGCGGCGTGA